AGTTCCGTggcaaaacaattatttgacttagaaccatataggtacctttgtattatttgttaaatttagcaggtatattgtataagtaataattaaatattatatattatttaatattatgttattattattatattatgtattattattattattattattattattattatattatgtaatattatatattaggtaggaaaaaaattcgaaattaagtaaatgaaaattaaatacaatattgtaaacaataatgggaaaaataatcaataatccaACTGTGtcatgtgtataaaataaaataaagcttATCGCAACAAAACAACGACTGCCCATCGAATATGCCATGCGTGGATTGTTTATCATAcccatagacataatataattatgtctaTGATCATATCAGTCTTATTTAAAGAAATAGTTAGgtcgtaaatataattatacacataaataaataaaatatatttgatgtttACTAACCTCGGAAGATTGAGATTCTGCTATCTCGACTTGGTCTTTGATAAACAGCAGTTCGTTGTAATACCATACGTTGGGTTCTGGAATATCGTCCACTGATGCACCTGACCGTTTCTTATTTTCAATCGCCCTGTAGCATTTGTTAAAATTAGTGcgcaatatattaattttttgtttcaatttcTCTACTGTGAAATCAGATTTATACGGCTTCAAAGTGTCCACAATTGTTTGGAGTGCTttagcttttttatttttattgaaataatcttTTGATCTCAATTGCCATAGTTCAGGATGATCACGATATAAAGTTATCAAAAGTGTTAAAAACTCACGCTCACCACCCGATTCGTCGCCAAGCGGTGTCGATAGTTCCGCCATGCTGTCTgactgataaatgataacaatttCAGAAATATTGACAATAAACGCTTCTAGACGTTCAATACGTCCTGTCAATCTTGACCGTCAATGAGCATCAATCAAAATTTCTATCAATCTCTCTCAATGATTGACAATCTATATCAATATCCTTCTAAGCGATCAATACTTGCTTCAATATGGTTCcgtcaatattattgatacaaatattgacaatattattgatcGTCTAGAGGCCGCTTTAGATCGTATTTTATGTGATCGGGTTGCCTCGACGGCGGCTGCGGGACGATGATGCCAGCGCACCCGTCCGGTAATGAATTGTATAGATGTATAAGTTACGGGCAAAGTATACAATTTGGTCATTTTATACAATGGCCGGGCATTTTATATAATGTCCGGGTGTTATGTAAATTGACCTTCATATATTGGGCAATATGGATaatactatgtgattgtaaattataaagcattttattaattatattttaactttatgaacatgataaatattaactaggaggtacctatactaatattatattttattactatttaattatatttcattacttattagtagttattatttattaccattgagtaatgataatatttatactcaATGTTAtcagtttattacttattatcgcATGTACTATTTCCGTGGCATTTTGATGTGCATAGTCGCTCCGCAGCTTTGCACTTGCACTTCtgtgttttacatttttgtacacaCGTACATCGGTCGTAGCCTTGACCACCCAAATTAGAAAATTTCCGTGCTGTCTCTCGGAGTGAAATCTTGGTTTGTAGCACATCATCGACTTTCAGAAATCTTTCCTTGCAAATTACAAATTGGTTTCTACTATATAAAGTTGAAAGGCGACCTTCCTTAGTCCCGATTTAAACCGAGATAAATTACCGATTTTAacccgattttaattttaactcctCACTCCATTTTTTAGTACGGTTATCTGTCAACCAAGTAGCAAGCATATTTGCAATATCCTGGTTATCTCGTTCAACTGAACCCTGGCTCAATCTGTGACGAGGTTTTCCATGAACTATTTTAAGTTCTGGCCACATCGCACATATTTCAGTTACAACTTTATTTGCAAATTCTCGACCACTACCCGACTGTAAAATTGATGGTGCTCCGAATGTTGtgaaaatatcttataatacatACGCTACATCTTCAGCACGTTTGTGTTTTAACGATCAAAGTAGTACGTATTTTGTGAGGGCGTCCTGGTAAACCAATATAAACTTATACTCACCATCCGATTGTGCTTGCATATCTATTAGGTCAATCTGACAGCGAGAATTCATCTCAGAAGATATAATTGGTTTTACCACCAACCCTTTCTTGGCTTTGCTTCCTTTTTTTTGACATGATTCGcaactatttaagtatagcaTAATCATATCTCTAGTgatatttttgtactttgtacCTCGTGTTCCATTCTGTTTCGGCCACTGTGTCCAATTGATAAATGAACATcgtgtataatatcaaataacttcatcgtctacataatatttaatttcattattttcagaTACAGGTACAATTAACTTGTTAACATTAGCAACGTTTAACacgtcgtatttttttaaaagtttataatcatTCGGttcctttttttattaattattctttagTTGAA
This genomic window from Metopolophium dirhodum isolate CAU chromosome 1, ASM1992520v1, whole genome shotgun sequence contains:
- the LOC132938696 gene encoding KRAB-A domain-containing protein 2-like; protein product: MFIYQLDTVAETEWNTSCESCQKKGSKAKKGLVVKPIISSEMNSRCQIDLIDMQAQSDDIFTTFGAPSILQSGSGREFANKVVTEICAMWPELKIVHGKPRHRLSQGSVERDNQDIANMLATWLTDNRTKKWSEELKLKSG